The sequence TGACGAGTATATTTGCAGCTTGACCTTTGAGAGTTTTATCACATGACACAAAGGCGGGCTTTGAAGTAGAGGCAAACTTCCTACAGGTAAAGCAGCTATAGCAGTTTATTTCTGGatttcacaaaaatgaaaattatgttctcagactttttaaaatatttgtttctatCAGGTTAACAGGCGTATAACCTGcattaactttttatttcttcatctgGGTTTCCCTTGTCAGCCAAGTTGCAGCTACCTTGTTTTCACAGGATCCCTGTGGCTTTTTCGTGCTCTGAATTCAACTCGGATTAAGATGGAGCAAACAGCTGGAAGTTCTTCCGCATCGGGCCAAAATTCTGTCAGAGGTGGGCCGCCTTCCAGCACAAGAGGTTTGAGGTTGCTGTTTAGTTCTGTCCAACAACGTTGAATAAAGTCAGCAAACCAATTAAAATGAAGTGAAATACAAATGGtggcaaaaaactaaaaataatggTGACTAAAAAGTTGGATGTTGAAATTAGATTTCATATTTACTGTAAGACTGGATGCAGCGCtggatttgtttatttgtttccttATTTTTGGCTTCctcttgattttatttatttttctatgtttGTAATTAGTTAAAAAACCAGGAACAGAGGTCAAAAGTTggtgtcacaaatatgatcccCCTTTTACCTCTGAGGTTGGTTTCATGTTTAAGTCTAAATATTTATTCGGTAGAGATGAGCTCTTCTCAAAGAATCACTGTAATTTAGTGAAAATAAATGAGAGTGACTGGAAAGAACAGCCCTGTCCTTCCTCCAGGCACAGCGAGTTCAATAATCTGATGGGAAGTTATTTCCAGGTAAGACTTTGTTTAGTTCTTTTCCCGTGTTCCTGCTTCTTGGACTGTTCGTCATTTAACGCTAATATTTTCCGAAGCGGTGTACTTGAAGTTGTTTTGAAAAGTTTCCAAACTTGAGGCCTTTCTTTCGTGTCGCCTGAAGAAATGAATTTTTGTTTGGTGTGTAAATTGCAGCTCAAGTCTATTTGCAAATCAGTCAAGTTGTCTGTGAACATTGTTAACAATTACACAACTGTAACAACTTTATGATGATGTGACATCTTTTTTAAAACGTATAAAAGCTCAAAGGTTGCTGATGAGCCAAAAACAGTTATGAATATATAATCTGGCTATATGTGTGTAGATTCTTGTTGTTTGCTACCTGAGTCCAGTCATTCCTGACTTTTGTCTATCTTTTCATCAAAGCAACTTTCCTCTTTTTGGCAGTACGATTTAACAGCATCGCCTCACTAAACTGCAATAGCGTGAGCCAAAGACTACATTCATATgttaaattaaacattaaattCTGGAACAATATTTTTGAGAAcaatgaaatataaaatattttctttattaaattatATTGATCAGTTTGTTCTcattgctttttccttttttgcatcAATCTAAAATGCCAACATAAGTCACTAAAAAGGACCAAGAAGGACCAAGTCACTCCTTTTTGGTGATTTTGTTTCTAAAACAGTGTTGTATGAGCATAAAATAGGGGTGTTTGAACCTTTTACgtcttagcaaaaaaaaaaaaaaaaaagtaggattgtttttcttttttttttgctctggtATCTgcaaaaaatttcaaaaacatgCAACAACAGACTATTGTAAACCAAATCTGAACTTGTGGGTGTCTTTATATAAGTTTAtatttaacttgtttttatatGTAATGCTGAGAAAACGCTGACCTGTCATTGTTTGGAACACAGTTTGACATCATGGTAACTAAAAGCCGGTAAACTCGTGTTTGGCTGATGAAGACTGGCTCTTTTGCTTTgagtaacaaaaaaacagaaaaaacatcaaacaaatcCACAAGTGTTTTCCCCGATCACTTGATTCCAGGAACAGAATTTAAACATTGGCATGGGATCACTTAAACAGTATTCTTCAATTTGCTTTTTTGAGGAGAATTCATAAATTAAAAGACATAAACAGACTCTGCAAACAGATGAGCTAAAGCATTAAATGTATCAGTATTACAAATACACAAATGCTCTTCAAATGAACGGAAACGGATCGTAAGATGAAACGCAGATATATATTTGTTTGCTTGTACACAAAGTTTTCCTCATCCTATCCATCAACAGGGTTCCCAGGAGAAATCAGTGACTTCATGTCCCGTTTCCACGGTGACGGGGTTCGCTACAGGGCCAAGCTGATTGGCTTGGACCCAGTACCTGACGCACGTGGAGAGAAAATGTGCTGGGATTccatgatgaagctaaaggtgaTCTGTCCTCCACTGCAAGACGAATCTGACTCTGTATGCTTTTGTTCAAAGTCATTCATCTGCTCTCtttgaaaacaccaaacaaaaccATACTTAAAAAAACTGACTAATGTGACAGAAGTTAAAGTCAGAGAGAACAGGAAATGAAAGAGGGGCCTAATTAAATGTGGGGCTACTCAGCCTTGCTGCTGCAggaaattttgttgttttgcaaaATTGGGGATTCATCTTTTAAAAGAGacatttggaaagaaaaaatgaacttggttcaagaaaacaacaacaagattgTGGGAAAAATCCTGCTTTTGAAAATGGGCTTTTGTCTGTAGGCAAGTAATGACTTCAGGACTTTTAACCATGTGGGACTCTGTATAATCCAGTGAGAGTTTGTTTTCAGGATGCTCTTTATAATTGAGAAGCTAAAGAGGAAAGAGCAAGACACGCACTGTAAGGACGAATGTCTGAGTAACTGAAGAGGCCAGGGTCCAAAAAGTAAACATTATAGATTCAACTTAAATTgaccaaattattttttaatagaaacaaaCTAATTTTGCAGCAAAATTCCACATGGAGCTGCAGTGTTAGATACATGTTGTACAAATACTCCAACACACTGTTTGAATGGGAAACTTTTAAAGTAATTCATTTAGCTGAAACTCGTCATTCCACTAAAGATGCTGTCAGTTGATGAAAGATCAGTATGTCTTTCCTAATCATGATTGATACAGCAAatcaatagattttttttttacaatttgggAATATTGTTGGAcaatttttgtctttcaaatCAGTATTTGTTCCAGACTTGCAGTGTGCTACTTCAAAGTGAATACTAGCAGTCTTTCTGAAGCCTCTGCTAGTTTGAAAAGCTGCAGTTTGACCTTAAACTACATGTTTTAAACCCAaggttaaatgttttattgtaaattgAGTAATTTCCAAAGGCCCTGAATGTTATTCTTTCAACCTCTACACATCTGTTCTATTATCCTGTTAAATTCTGGGATAATTTATTCCTCCAATTTAGcttattttaaatctttaaattgtgtttatcATAAAGCCTTATAATTTTTTATAAGACATACTTGAGaatctttttcaaatctttttgatAATAATTCACCATTTCTCATTGTTTAAGGCAGATAAATTCTCCAAAATATTGACCTTCTATACCGTATTGAACTGCAAGCCTCATTGTTACCTGCTGCGCTCCATCTTTATTGGTATTCATCATGcagacattttacatttttatttctgcacatgatggtttttaagctttttttgctTCATGTTTATGTTAACGTAAgacaaacttgtgtttttgtgtgtgtgtctgcttgcACATGTGTGTGAAAAGGGCTTGGAGGGTGTTGCACGAAAACAGGGTAAACACAAGCAGAAGATTTGGCTGAAAGTTTCCTCCAATGGCTTGAAAATTGTGGATGAAAGGACTGGGGTGAGTCAACTCACTGATaactccaatgttgctcacaatttttgttgcattggtgATATAGGTTTGGGTTGcgagggggctgtaagctaccgAGGAGAGCatgatgtaaacagatgggtgacagaaagtgtgtgtatgtgtgtgtgtgtgtgtgtgtgtgtgtgtggggggggggggggggtgttactcAGCGCCAACAGTCAACCCTTAACTTCGAGgcacatttctgatgaactactgctgctctgcagaagctagttcctaataaaatacagttttttaaaattattttgccTATGATTGGAGTCAAATCTCTTTTTAGGAAATGTACGGTAAGCATTGACCTTAATGTCTAAATTCCCCTGCAGCACTATAACTTTTTTTGAACTCTCATCGATCATTTGAGGATGAGATGAAACAAAAGCGTTTAGTTTCTAACCTTGCTTTCCAGTATGTTCTTCATGACCAGGAGAAGAGCAGGATCAGCTCACTGACAAAGGATGGTTCCGACCCCAGAGCTCTGGCTTACATCTATCAACATGAAGATTCTTATGTCCTGTTTTACATCAAGACAGCCTGCCTGGTATGAATgcacacaaaatttaaaataagacATAATTAAAGGTGTGATGAGCAACAACGTAGTCTGCAGGTACTGCGGTTTTATGAAGTAAAAttaaagaagttttattttttttccaatgagcAATAAACTAACTAATAAATGTGCATAAACAGTGCCATGCCTTTATCTgcaagaacaaaaatgtttttaccaaaaGTTTTTGTTTAGAAATATCTCAATAAAGGACGTAGCATATATTTATCAAGTTTAAAAGCTCAACTTCAACTTGCAGAAAGGAAAAGCGAGTTTTAAGCTTTGGCTCTGTAGAAGtgtttaaaagctttaaaaaaaaaaacaaagatgaaagaTGCTGCCATCTTCTTGATGGAGTTATTATTCCCAATCATAGACATTTGCAGTTATACTAATGGTTCACACTGAAGTTGCATTGGATTTATTAAACTAGGAATGTCAAATCGAGTCAAGTAGAATTTAATTGGTTTCTTGAAAGgaagtacagtaaacccttgtttttcgcgggggttacgttccaaaaagaacccgtgataggcaaaatccgtgaagtagaaacctttattttttttttttacaattatcatacaattaaatactctattatacattgaaaagaaagaacaaaccattttacaggctcaaacttttgtttaacaaataaatgtactttagaaacgtttttttcaacaaataacttctatACTGTTCTGTCAAATATAaatttaatcatcaatgtgaacagaaggcgtcaaatcgcggagattagccccgcccaccgcgacccgagtatttgattaaacgggagaaaatttaaaatgattatgaaaaaaatacaaagtacagtgggacaaatagtgactcaggtgtatttcactgctcttccgactaagccgctgcatcctgactccgctctgcagtgttttctccctttgtttgaagcccgcggtgcaggtgtgtttgtttgggagaagaacatagtgataggcagttgttgttgctcttttttctatgggtttaagagaaactcgaaattgcaagagaatttgcacgtacgtaatgttaatttggcaagctgttgtACGTACGTggacatattaaactgcaacgttattgacgcacaggtagagaagaagcggggtgactttttagccaatcagaatgcagaacacaatgcacgatgcaaatccgtgaagtagcgaaaccgtgaaaagtaaaccgcgttatagcgagggatcactgtatgaAGAAACAAACTTGTATAATTCCCACccatgttgtttttcatttggcccaataaataataaactgtCTTTCCAAATGTTACTTTGAaagaacaaataataataaataagataaatacatttgaaatccTTAGTACAGAAAATTGACTTTAGTGCAAAACAAGAGTCTAAAAATGGGATGTGGTTTAAATGatgtttatgtatttgttgaCACATTTTTTGTAAGTTTGTTTGCTGAGTTTTCCTCTCTGGATTCCAGGCAGATCCAGTTATTAATGACATTAAAGAAGTTTGCCAGAACGTGGAGCCAAAGCCTTCAGATCAACCCACAAAAGCACAGGTCAGAAGAATACATTTGCCAATATGAGCAAGTTGTTCGATTGCTCTCATAGCTTGACTGTacgttcttttgttgtttttttcaggtttcCCCTGTGATtgaacagaacattttggtttctCCAGTTCAGGTACTTTCTTTTAATTCTTCAAATGTCATGATTTTGAAAtcataatttgttttattacagGAAGCATTAACTGGGAATGTGCAGAAAGAGCCTGAGCTTCCATCATCACAGCCAAAGCAGCAGGTAGTAATTGCAGCACTCATCCTGTGGTGGCACAGGGATAAAAAGAATAATCAGTTGTTTTAACTGAGCATTAGAGGTGGTCATTACTCCAAAACTCTCCTAAATTCAGCAGAACTAAAGACCTGTGTAAAACTGTGATTTGAAAACAGAGGGGAGGTTTTGTCAAAAAGCAAGATGTTAAAATACCACTTGTATTGTACTATAAGGtacattttagtttgaaaaacgTGTATGAATTTGTGGATAAATATTGTAGATATAAGAGCTTCTTTGTGTTGAAAAGCAGCAGGCAttgaaaacacaattatttatgtatttatgtgtgTCTATGTACTTTTTTTGTATCCACACAGTCCTCTTGCAGTAATGAACTGATGGAAGTGTTTTCCAGTCCACTTCCAGATCCTCTGTCACCCCAAGAGAACGCCTGCATAGGTGAATTGGGTGAGTGAGGGAACAACTGTTGTATGCGCTATGATAGAGAGAATCAATGTCCTGACTTcaggtctgtgttttttttcttttctttaatagaCCCGGCTGCACAATACACAGGTAAGACTATATTATTTTGCATATTAGAAACTGGTTCATATTTTCCTTTCCCAGCTGGGACAATtggagaaataaaataaaattataattatCAAACGCATCACAAATCCTCTATGCTTGAAATGAGGAAAAAGGTTTGTGTGAATTGTAGCACCTCTGTATTGTGTTAACACCGTTCAGACTGTGGTGATGAAACTCATTTTAGATGTGGTGACAGGCAGGCAGCACATGAGGCCTCCAGATGTGTCAAAGAAATACAAAtgtacactcactggccactttattagacacacctgtccaactgttTGTTAACTCCAATTTCcattcagccaatcacatggcagcaattCAATGCATgcaggcatgtagacatggtcaagatgatgtgctgcagttcaaaccaagTACCGGAACGAAGAATAAAGTTGACTGGTCTGAGTGTTTCAAAAACTGCTgctctactgggattttcacgcagaaccatctctagggttttcAGAGAATGgttcaaaaaagagaaatatccagtgagcggcagttctgtgggtggaaatgtcttgttgatgccagaggtcagaggagaatgaccagactggtCCCAGCTGATAGACAACAGTAGCTCAAAATAACTACTGGTTACAACCAATgtttgcagaagagcatctttgAACGTACAGCacatccaaccttgaggcagaagaccacaccgggtgccACTTCTGTctgctaagaacaggaaactgaggctacgactcacacaggctcaccaaaactggagaATAGCAAATTGAAATAATGCTGTCTGGtctgagtctccatttctgctgctacATTCAGATGGTACTCAGAATTTggcaacaacatgaaagcacagatccatcctgccttgtatcaatggtTCAGGTTGAACATGACAAGTTTAATGTCCTCAAATGGTCTCTACAGTCACTAGATCTCGACCCcttagaacacctttgggatgtggtgaaaCGGTAGACTGggatcatggatgtgcagccgacaaatctgtagcaactgtgtgatgctatcatgtcaactTGGACCACACTCtgtgaggaatgtttccaggaCCTTGTTGAATCGATGCCACTGAGGATTTAGGCAGTTCTAACGTGACAATGGAGCTCATAAAAGGCAGCCCAAGTGGCACAGAAAGTTTGAAAGTCAGCCACCAGCAGAGCCACTGCACAGCCTCTCATCTAGAGAGACAGAGCAAATGAGAGAAACCACAAATACCCCTGCAGTCAGGAAACACAAGTGTGACACGCTGACAACAGCGTGCCTCCAATCAGAGATCAAACATCACATCGGCCAAATCTTTTCAGCTCCTGACATGTCTTCTCACATTGATTTGAATGTATTGATACATGAATAACAGCATTTTTGTATGATTTCAAAAATAAGTtaatttcattcatcttctcaGGGCCTCCGGCGGAAACCTTCTCCAAAGATCAGATCCTCTCCATGTTCCCCTCACAGCAAGGTGGAGGGCCTCTATACTCTACCACCATGATGCCTTGGGCTCAGCCGGGGTTTCTGGGAAACCAGAGTGCAGGTGGCTGGAACGCCGCACCTGTCAGCTCTCCTGCTTGGCCACCATCAAGTGTCTCACCACTCCCTGCAGGAATCCAGCCTCAGCCTCACTTTGGCTACAGCCCCCACCCTGGATTTACAGAAAGAAGTGTAGCAGGTGATCCTGTAGTTTCTGTTGGGCACCCCACCGCTTTGGGCTCTCTCTGCCCCACCTCTGGAACAAATGCAGCTCGGGAATCAAACTCCCTGGATATTAACTCTCTGTTGTAAAGACCTGCTCAGACATGGGAACATTTAGCGTAAAAGTCTGAATTCCTTTTCTTGCGAACATAATTCATCATGAACTAcatttattatattaattaaatACATACTGTGCATGAAAAATGCTGGATcgcaaacaaaacatgaaagaaaacatttcaactaTAGCTTAATTTCAAATTGATTACtagacagtttttctttaaaatactgGACAGATGTAATCTGGATTCACATGAAATGCTTACTTCAGAATTTGTCTGTTCTTCCttgattttaactttattttaggATCAGAGTCCACATTTAATGAAGGTTTTCAGGACACATTCCTGCAAGAATCAatcgttttttttcccacttaagAAAACAGCAATACTCTATTTATGTTTGCTCTCTGATtgtaaaattattaaaacataagaaacataaaaagatgGCATTAAAAATCTGCATCAATGAAAATCCCGCATCCACTTCCAGACTGTCTtaaaactgtactgctggatagccccaatgttgctcaccatttttgtttcaccagtaatgttaggttggggttgtgaggggctgtaagctagcgggagagagtgtaaacaaaggggtgatgggaagtgaagGCAGGGTTAAACCGCACTAACAGtcccgccaacaactcagaggcaaatttctagcgAACAACTGCAGCtttgcagagactatgtcctagaaaatgacacagcttttttggttttggctaaaaacagcgtaATCATaatgtgggactttaaacagatGTTTCAATATATACTAAAACCTTGTAGTGTGAGATAATTatagtttaagtttttttttaccaactgtAACAAACCCTCACATCTTCTACATCTAATGTGTAGGTTAATTTATGAtgggaatttttattttatggatgGTTTCTCACACGGTTTcttgtttatttgaataaaaactccAAATTAATTCTTGTTCTGCTCTGTGCTTTTGTCCAGAAGTTGTCAGCATTTTCCACACTCATACAGGTGTTGTCTCGACAAGATTTGCATTTTATCACAGGCAGTGTGGTAACAAAAAAGACCTTTCAGGAAGATGACAGTGGCAGGCTCGTGCTTCTTGTGACAGCCCCCCTCTTACCAAATGTGAATTTCAGAGCATTTCCTCCTTTCACTAGGGTTCCTGACACAGGTCATGGGGCTGTGTTAACAGCAGCATTCAGCCTGGATACTTAGGATTTTCCTGATATGGAGTAACTTTTCTACCAATAAACCATCACTAAAGGCAAACATGGTGAGGGAATTCAAActgctttctttttgttctggctGCCTGCTCAGTTGCTCTTTTTACCACACACTTCACGCTTTTTTTCGGGTTAGTCTGACTCTCTGACCACTTCCTCTTGACCTTCCTAAGTTTTCAAGAATACTTTTgaacaaattgttttgatttgctTTGGGTCCAACTTCAGTTTTCATGTGggaaatttgaataaaaatcatgaaggaaaaaaatagaattccTTTATAGTTTATAAAAGGGGAAGTATGAGCTGACTGACATTTCAACAGCTGATAAGTTTTATTACACAGACTTTTCTAGTTAAACATTCACAGCATTTTCAGTTGGATGGCTTTTactcttctatttttttatttattcagacTCAAATGAGTTATCTTATCTGATTGCTCGTCTGAAAAGTATACTGCGAGTTGACACTTGGTTGTTTcaataaaattcaattaaaaatcaCCATACATTCGTTTATTAATTTTAGTGTTGCAAAAAAGTGCCAAATGCTTATTTGTCTTTTCAAATGAATTGTGACTTGTACAGAGATCCTTAAAGCTGTAAAAGCAGTTTATAGGATTAAATGAACAACACATATTTTTCCTCAGGGGCtctcaaagaataaaaatatagaATTCTGACATTAAGATGTTATTCTTGTCAAAGGTTTTGCATTTTTAGTTGTGTTGGTGTGGACTGGGCCATCAGTTTTAATCAAAACTATTACTGAGAAAAGATCAGTTAATTTCTATGAAatgcaaaattatgtttttttctaccTTCATTTCATCTTTCAGCATTAAACAGCCTGCATTTTCTGTTGGGTTTGGGTGCACCTGCACTGTGGCTTTGCCTAAGTTAATGTATCAAGGAAACTAgactgacacacacatgcacgcaaacacacactgcttttttttttttaaatttgtcggAATTGGAACTTGTGTGATGGTGTGTACTCATTTTGTGGTGTGAagaatgcttttttaaatgctaTTTTGCTCTGATgtataacaagaaaaaaaagacttttaaaagaaaacagtgcTTAAAATATGTTAGTACAGAGGGTGCTTCCATGGCAACCAGTGCAGGATGCTACCTGAGGTGAAAGTGTGGTTGCTAACATTTCCTGCTCTTGGTCCTGTTTTACTTTGTAATCTGACGACATATGCGGAGTTCCTCAGATGGtgccttttacattttaactgtATAAATAGACAGTCATGAGGCTATTTATGAAGAAGTATGGAAATTAGGGTAAATAAGGCCCCTAAAGGATTTGATTAAAACACTATTGCAACATTCAATTGTTGCATCAACGTAGTTTTGCAACAAATTGGTTGTTGGAGTCAGGAGTTGCTTTAAAATCAGTGAGGTAATGTCCTAAAATTAGGAGAATTCAGagtaaaaaccaaaataacCCTGACAAGAAATTACCTTTACACATCCTCCATCACGAAGCCCTACATGTTACAAACGGCATGGCTGTTAGTCTATAAAAACTCTCCCCCACACAAATAAAGGCAGGCAGCAGGAACCTTTTTAGAACTGTGAAGAATTTAAACTGTCAGGAGTTCAGAAAAACGATTTTAATTCAACGTTCACATAACCTTCTTGCCATAAAAAGTtcaagtatatatatatttatatataaggCGCCTTAAAATGCATCAAACAAGGTGCATCAATGCATGACTTTAGTTACATCAGTAATCAAAAGCAGGTAATTCAGTTCAAGTTCGTAACTTCTAAATGAAGTTGATCAAGTAAAGTTAAAACTTTGACTCAAGTAAAGCAACTAAAAATCATAATTGAAATGTACTTCATTTCATAGCCTTTTTGTTTACCATAAACCTTTCTTTACCATGAAGAGTAAAAGGTAACGAGAAATGTGGCACATTTATGGTACCGGCTCTTTACATATGTAACCTAGTAAAAATAAGAATTATGGTACAAGAATAGTACTCTTGGGAATAATGTATTTTAGTAAAAGTAATCATTTTGATACAGGAAGAATACTCTTGGGAATATTTTTCCCTCAAATGTAACTCAGTTTTCTCCACCTTTGCCCATGAATATACAAGAAAATGGACCAGATTGGTTTTTGTATTTCGTAATTGATATGTGTCTTATGTTTACATAAATAGGCActtatatttgtttgtttaaataacTTTTGCTATGAAAATACGTAACGAGTAAACACAATTCAAGAAATAAACCACTCATCTGCTACCTCTTCTACCTGCAGAGTCACCTCATTTAACACCCTACACGACTGACTGAACTGTGTTGAGGTGGTGTTGCTTTAAATCAGAAATTACAAGTTCCTCCTCAGGAAAACACGTCAACGGTTCTCTATATGAGTGATCATCCCCTGACATCCGAAATTTCACAAGACAACCCCCTCCAAAACAAAGGTGCCATGGAAATATACAGTACTGTAAATAGCTGAAAATGATCACAATGAAATTCAAAAGACTGATATGTAACTCCAAAAAGtggaaaatgacaataaaagtgAGAAATGCCTGACTGAAAAGGTTGGAGGCAGGAAGGAGTTAACTGATAACTTGcggaaattatttaatttaaataaactacTGATGATAATTACTTCTAATAACTTTAAATTTCAAGCTCTCACACAACGCCAGAGGAAGGGATGGTTTCCTGCTTAGCAGAAGCAACCCAGACACCAAAAGAGCTTCATCAActtcttctgcagctttttatttaagattcttttttcaagaaacatttttaaagttactaCATTATAAAATGCTCTTAGGAGCTAGAATAATCATTCGGTTTTAACAGAGTTGCAGTTACCTTATTTGTTTCATGTGTCAACTGTTCATTTTTAAGTACATGTATTCATGTCACGCTGTTGTTTCAGACTCCTGCTCATAGCCTTCTTATTATTCTGAGTCAGCATCTCTGCACAAAGTGTATTTATCAGATGTGATCAACCATATGAAAGCCGCTGAGCTCATCATTTTACATTTCATCGATTGACAGAAAAAAGGTTATACACTTAAATGAACAAAGATcagttgaacaaaaaaaaaagcagtgaggTAGGATTTGATCATAACAGAGAAAATTATTGTAGTTATCATTTTtccacctt comes from Oryzias latipes chromosome 4, ASM223467v1 and encodes:
- the LOC101160058 gene encoding disabled homolog 1 isoform X1; the protein is MEQTAGSSSASGQNSVRGGPPSSTRGFPGEISDFMSRFHGDGVRYRAKLIGLDPVPDARGEKMCWDSMMKLKGLEGVARKQGKHKQKIWLKVSSNGLKIVDERTGYVLHDQEKSRISSLTKDGSDPRALAYIYQHEDSYVLFYIKTACLADPVINDIKEVCQNVEPKPSDQPTKAQVSPVIEQNILVSPVQEALTGNVQKEPELPSSQPKQQSSCSNELMEVFSSPLPDPLSPQENACIGELDPAAQYTGPPAETFSKDQILSMFPSQQGGGPLYSTTMMPWAQPGFLGNQSAGGWNAAPVSSPAWPPSSVSPLPAGIQPQPHFGYSPHPGFTERSVAGDPVVSVGHPTALGSLCPTSGTNAARESNSLDINSLL
- the LOC101160058 gene encoding disabled homolog 1 isoform X2, producing the protein MEQTAGSSSASGQNSVRGFPGEISDFMSRFHGDGVRYRAKLIGLDPVPDARGEKMCWDSMMKLKGLEGVARKQGKHKQKIWLKVSSNGLKIVDERTGYVLHDQEKSRISSLTKDGSDPRALAYIYQHEDSYVLFYIKTACLADPVINDIKEVCQNVEPKPSDQPTKAQVSPVIEQNILVSPVQEALTGNVQKEPELPSSQPKQQSSCSNELMEVFSSPLPDPLSPQENACIGELDPAAQYTGPPAETFSKDQILSMFPSQQGGGPLYSTTMMPWAQPGFLGNQSAGGWNAAPVSSPAWPPSSVSPLPAGIQPQPHFGYSPHPGFTERSVAGDPVVSVGHPTALGSLCPTSGTNAARESNSLDINSLL
- the LOC101160058 gene encoding disabled homolog 1 isoform X3 translates to MSRFHGDGVRYRAKLIGLDPVPDARGEKMCWDSMMKLKGLEGVARKQGKHKQKIWLKVSSNGLKIVDERTGYVLHDQEKSRISSLTKDGSDPRALAYIYQHEDSYVLFYIKTACLADPVINDIKEVCQNVEPKPSDQPTKAQVSPVIEQNILVSPVQEALTGNVQKEPELPSSQPKQQSSCSNELMEVFSSPLPDPLSPQENACIGELDPAAQYTGPPAETFSKDQILSMFPSQQGGGPLYSTTMMPWAQPGFLGNQSAGGWNAAPVSSPAWPPSSVSPLPAGIQPQPHFGYSPHPGFTERSVAGDPVVSVGHPTALGSLCPTSGTNAARESNSLDINSLL